CTACTAGCACTTATTTGATTGGGGGAGTGCCTTCAACTGCAATTTTGATAAGGACTTTGCAGTGAACTGGGATGCTAAGCATAGTCATGCTGTAGTTTGACTCATCTTGGTATATACAGTTGAGGCAAAGGCAGTGAAATatttgaagaggaaagaaatGGAGAAAAGCCAACTGCAAGCTTCTACATTCAGAGAAATCCAACCTGTTGCAAGTGTTCTGTTTAGAGAAAGTATAAAGAAGCGTAATGCAAGGAAATTTTCAGAATGCCAGACTTCAAGGTCAACTGGGAGAAACTCACACACATACTAAAATTCCAGGTTCGGTTCAGTCTCCTTACCTTGCACATACATCTTTGAGTGTATTGGTTCATTTCCTAAATCTGGATGATCTGAAAGCAGCTTAAGTTGTAACCTTGACCCTCGATGTGAAGAGACGGTACAGTTTCAACACTTAAAAGAGCTTGCCATATGTTTATCATGCATATATGATAGGCTCCAAGTTGCTTGATTTGTGACCACATAGATTTATCATGGGGATTACTGCTACGTCCATCGTGTTATCAGGTCCAAAAAGCATCTTTGTATGGGTTGTCAGTCCTTTTGAAATTATATAttgcattttgaacttctttcAACTGTTATGAACACTCAATTACAAGATGGATGAACTTATGGATATGGAGCCTGGCTAAGTAATTCTGTTCAGAATAGATGAGGCTACATTTCAAGTTCTTCCGTTGTACGTGCGAGTTGCAGGCTGAACTTCATAATTATTAAGTTTCAAATGGGTGTTGCCCATGCGGTCACATGTTACTAAGGTGGATTGTTTCACAGCAGTTGAATCATCAGTGCCACGGCACAATGTCAGGTCTTCACTATTCGTGCATTTTCTTTCTAGGTTGTCACCTTCAAAGAAGTCTGAGAACCTGAATTGCTAGTATCCGAGGGGCAAAAACAAGATGAGCTGTATGGAAACGAATGAGCTTGGTCAAGCCATGATATCATGCTATAGCTGCTTCATCCTGAGTCTAATGTTTTCATCTTGTGATGGGCGATCATCGGaacttcaaatttgaattttcgcCGATCGATTCGGGATATGAAAAGCCTTTGTCTGCTGAAATGCTGTCGAATTTACAGCACATTCTGCTTAAGACCCGCTCATTACATAGACTGCCATTGTCAAACTTCACTCCTCACTTGCACCGCTTTTCAGATTTGAAGAGTTAGGGCATCTTAAGAACCGAGGGCGTCAATGTTCGCATCGAAGTTTGTACGCTATATAATGTCTCTACAACGGTGAAAGATGTCTGTCCGTTTCccttatttaatatttttgcttTCACGAAGGTTGAATTAAGCGAACAAGTTTCTCACCTTTCGAAGCGTTAGTGTTTTTCCACTTCCTAGAGCTTAGGGGTTTGAAATATTGGCGAACGCGTTTTGCGAGGTAGCAAACCCACTACAAGAAATTCAGACTCAAGAGTAGGCGTTCcgatttttgtttctcattttatttcttaTCAAACCCTTTTAACTAAATATTAGCCCAAATTTCATTGACAATAGCAGATTGTTATCTTTTATGTATATATCAACTCAATTTCACAGAATTTGCGAAAGAGAAAATAACACTGCGGCAGTCCCAAAAGATTAATCGATCTCAAGGATTGAGCGGAAAAGCTTATTTGTCGAGCAATTCCTCCGAGTCATTTTTCAAGGAATTTTATTCATTCTCACATgatttgggaggaaaaaaagaaaaaaacagccAATGCTAAGAAAAGGCGAAGACTTGTATAggtaagcaaaatgaaaaagattccCGGGGCCACCATCCAGGGCCGGCAGGTGCAGTGAGGGCATCACAAACGCACGACATAACCTACGCAAGAATGCCGGTGTGCGTGCTGCGATTAACCTTCATTCTCATTAACCTGCTCTTACCGATAATTTTGTGAATCTGCTACGCTTGTTCAGGTTCCCTCAATTAGGTTGTTAAACAACGTGGTATGACGATTGCAGTGATGGTGTGAGGTAGTACTTGGCTCCTACCTTTGTCAGACAGATCATCGGCAGTGGTAATTCCACTTCTTTGTGGTATGACAATAGGCATCGACATGGCATCTTTGCTGATAAACATCCTGCGGTAGGGTGTTTGTGTGGTTCTAATCTTGCCCCAAATGCTCAAGTTTCTGCTGCGATTTGCATCTCCGAATGGTTCTACCCTCGTGCCAGATGACAGGATTTAGAAGCTATCCAGGGAGCTCTTTATGGCATTATTCAACCTAGGGTTTCATGTGAGGATTCAATGGCTATCCAAGCAGCTCTTTGGAGTTTGAAAACCTTCGCCCCTCGGAACTTTGCTTTAGCCGGGTCACCTCGGCAGTCCAATCACCAGGCTGTCTTGAAATCAAACACAAACTCATGGCCTCGTTTCATAAGATGAGCGTGCACTCATTTACATAATTGTGCATAATCAATCCTTATGTTATTGTTGTAAAGAGAGCAAGTCATTACTTGAACGATACCATGAATATGTACTAGCTTATAAGTTTGATGGCGTATGCACAGGCACAACGCTTCCCGTAACTCCTAGACAGTAAGATTAGCGATGGCTCATGTGCAGAAGTTTAGTAGGTAAGAGAACCAACTCATTATGCTTAGGGTTaatttcaagagagagagagagagagagagatattcacGAGAAGCTTCACCAGCGATTAGCGAGCATTCAGATTGGACCTAGCTAGAGATATCATGGCGCATTGGACATATGATCATGGTTTCATGGTTAGAGACTTGGAAGAGAGTTCCATGCGTGTGAACTTGAAATAGAGAGTGAAGTCTTGTATGGAATGGATTACTCTCCGACATAACATTGGGTTGCCCTTTCAAAACGCCAACATTATTCAATTAAACCACCTTCTGGAAATTGAAATCTAAGGtaattcaattggaaaaaaaggggggatTACACCCGGAAGGCAGGCCAATTAAACTATTAATCATTATGTggatgtggagagagagagagtcaaagaAGAACGTGGAAGCTACACAACTGCATGGATCGAGATTGCCAACCCATCACGCGCCTAGGGCGGTGGTCAATCTCTCCCTCCCGTTGCTCGTCTTGTGTCTTAAaactttaaaacaaaaaaattaaagtcaATAAACGACTTTACAGGGAATAATCCTAATCTCCATCTGCGATCTAGATAGTACGTTTTCTGATGGAGTAATTATGATGGTGTTTagatttcaaaacaaaacatgtGCATCCCCAATTTTTCTACACCGCACCAGGCTAGGCTAAACACGTCCATACTGTCGCCTTCGCCCTAGTATAAATGGGCATCCTCACATGCTCTTTTGTCTTCAACTCTAAGCTTGCGACAAAGTGCTGCTGCAACATATACTGAGGGtctggtttcttcttcttacgTCAAAAGGGTCGAGTGTTTTCGTGATACACAAAACTGGGGGAAGGGAATTATGGGAGGATCATCAGGATCTTCGCCGTGTGCTTCTTGCAAGCTGCTGAGACGCCGCTGCTCCAAGGATTGCGTCTTCGCTCCATATTTCCCACCCCACGACCCTCATAAGTTTGCCATTGTTCATAAGGTCTTTGGGGCCAGTAATCTCTGCAAAATGttacaggtctctctctctctctctctctctgtgcgcgATCCGAAGTAGGTACCTATTTCTAGGTCTGTTGATCCATGTTGAGTAAGTGCAACTGTATTTCCGGCCTTTGATGCAGACATGATCTAGTGCTGCTTGTGCACTAATATTTTTTCCAGATCTATGGACACAACAATGATGGACTATAGAATCTGTGACGTTCAGCGACAAATGTGCGTCTGACATATATGTTTAATAGGATCGGCCAAGATGACTTCAGTCACTTTCAATGTTTCATAGGGCAGTTTCAGATCATTCAGAGTAATTAAAATGTCTGAACTGTTACTTTTGCAGGAACTTCCGGTGAATCAGAGAGGAGATGCAGTGAGTAGTTTAGTGTACGAGGCGAACGCAAGGGTGAGAGACCCCGTGTATGGGTGCGTAGGCACGATATCTTACTTGCAGAATCAAGTGTCGCAATTGCAGCTTCAGCTTGCAGCGGCCCAAGCAGAAGTCTTGTCCATGCAAATGCACCAAAAACCACATCTTGTAGAACAAGATAGTGACATGTCTTCTCTCTGGGCTGGGGACAACCTCAACAGCATCTCACACTACATTGCCGTTGCTTCTAATTTATCTGCGACTGTAATCCAGGATCCGCTTAAGAGAGAGTCCTTTTCGACTTAACTTCTCTGGCGGTGATTAAAACCACAAGTTCCACTTGTTCCACAGTTATATTTTTCCGCTCCGAGATTTCTCTCGAAGGATACATAATATTTAGAGTCCCAATTCGAAGGTCTACTCCAGTACTGCGTTAACCTGTACTCTCTAAAAGTGTATATGCGAATGCGTGCGCACGTACATGCACATGTACAGAAGGCCCCCTTGGGTGGGACTTGATAATATGCAACTGCTAAGAAGGGATATCCAGCGGTCCAAGTCCGAGGCCCCCGTATAtctgtgtgtgcgtgtgtgtgtttCGCGCTCCGTCTAGCAAACGGAAGGGCCAAGTCTCGTCTCCATTGGAGGTACGACTCTGCAATTAGAGACTTATAATCACATTACTGTGTGTCAGCGAAGGAAGATGTACGACGAAGTAGTCCTCCAAGTCCTACTCTGGGTAGTTATCTTACGCTGTCAAGAAGTCAGTCAGTTCAGACCAAAATAGTTTACGACTAGATAGTCTTGTTATATGCGAGGCAGCAGTCAGACCAAAATGGAACTAGAATGTAGACAGTGTCAAACTCGGCAAATTGCAGCGTTATGTATAGAGCGAGGTGTAGATTAAAGATGCTGCCAGTTGAGAATAAGCTTCTTATTGGACACCTATTTGGACCCGTAAATAAAGCTCCCATACCAATATTGTTATGTTCCAAACTAATATGATCTCATGGTGAAGGCTACAAATCAAAGCTATGGCTGTTAAAATGGAAAACAGGGCTATTGCCCTTTCTTCTTAAATCCTGTGACCTGATTTCTTTTGCAACACTTGATTGAAGAGTTCGCGGACCGCACACAATTACACCAACATCCACACAACCCCAGGAATCCAAGACCGATCCAAAAATTTCTGCATACAAAGTTTCAAAGTGTCACCACCAGTATCAACATAAGATCATAAATCAGTAAGCATTGAGTAGTAAAATCTGAAGCAGCATTATCATGTATGGTAATTAGGAATTTAGACGATATGTATTGGTATCTGAAATAAGAAAACCCAAGTCATCTGCTTTATTAGACATGAAGACATGACAAGTGCCACCGACAACTCGAGAACTCGACCTTTCCTTAGTCAAGCATTGTTTTATTCTCCACATGGACTCAAAAGCGCCCATTAAGCTCTCTACCAATATCTAGGGAATGAATTTATAGCCCCAGTAGCATTTATTGACTTATTACCATCAAAACAACAAGATGAAACTAAGATTGTCAAAAGGAGATCTTTTACCTTTGAAGTCTGGTCTGTGACCATAGAATACATTAGTATTTTCACAAAGCTTGTTTCGTGCTGTTTCTTGATCCAGCGTACAGGCAATCCTTTCACTCTCTTCACTGTCTTCCTCCCCAGTTGGAGTCACATTTTCAAACCGATGCCAGAAGTAGATAACACCACCcccaaaaattatgacactaaCAACCATGCATCCCATAAACAAAATCCCTCTATACCACCATGCAGAAATGCTATATGGGTTTAGGTAGCACACGTCCAACAAAGCCAATGTTATCAGGAAGCCAAGAATGGAGACGATAACATAAGCTCCAGACCATATTTTATTTCCTGTACCAACCAAAACTGACATGCTTCCTCCTCTTGATCTTGTATTCAAGGATATAAGCTTCTCAATTTTACCCTCTTCCTGCAGTTAGCAATGGCCAAAGCCTCAAACTACAGAGTCACGGAAAGCAAATAATAGAAAAGAAACAGCAGCTTAACCTACCAAAGAAGGTTCTGATTCTCGAGTGACATACACGCGGATGTCAACATTAACTTTATCTGAGGAAGACGGACAAATAGAATCCATGTCAATGGTCGAAAGAAGAGAAATCTCGTTCGATCTTTTTACTGCCCAGATGATCAAAATGTCTCTTGGAAGACAAGGTTTATCATCCCTAACGCGATGAAGAACATCACTCAAAATCGCAAAGAAAGGGGATATCCCACTGCCTCCTGCTACCAGAATAAGCTTTTTATACCTGGGGGAACAATAAGGCAAACTTAGTCCTCCCCTAAAACATCTGACGAGAGGCTTCTAACTTGTAAGTGACTTAAACCAAGCCTATTAAACAAATTTCAAGCTAAGTTTATTCCATGATAACAATATAAATGGCGATGAAACAACAatttgaagtgcttttcttgGGTATTCTTGATAAACCagcatttatatatatatatggcgaTGAAGTCAACAATTTGCTGTTCTTTTCTTGGGTATTCTGGATAAACCAGCGTTTATATATAGATGAGGTGAATGCTCTACATTGAATGCCATGGAATGTGTTTGAATTGCGCTGATTAGACTAATGGTAACAAATAACTCGC
The genomic region above belongs to Rhodamnia argentea isolate NSW1041297 chromosome 6, ASM2092103v1, whole genome shotgun sequence and contains:
- the LOC115745993 gene encoding LOB domain-containing protein 12-like; the protein is MGGSSGSSPCASCKLLRRRCSKDCVFAPYFPPHDPHKFAIVHKVFGASNLCKMLQELPVNQRGDAVSSLVYEANARVRDPVYGCVGTISYLQNQVSQLQLQLAAAQAEVLSMQMHQKPHLVEQDSDMSSLWAGDNLNSISHYIAVASNLSATVIQDPLKRESFST